The Schistocerca cancellata isolate TAMUIC-IGC-003103 chromosome 4, iqSchCanc2.1, whole genome shotgun sequence genome contains a region encoding:
- the LOC126184223 gene encoding putative nuclease HARBI1 produces MKIFPRYVADPGLQSGIAEEMGIHQTTVSKTLSSVSKKIMEKADLWIKVPSSTHDITVAKNEWLQKFKFPSAIGVIGCTHVRIPKPVQFGDEYINRKGFVSINVQATCNVNEQFTRVEASWPGSVHDNGIWRNSSVWKVLSECKNTVLLGD; encoded by the coding sequence ATGAAGATTTTCCCTCGGTATGTAGCTGATCCAGGATTGCAGTCTGGAATAGCAGAAGAAATGGGAATTCATCAAACTACAGTGAGTAAAACACTGAGTAGTGTTTCTAAAAAGATAATGGAAAAAGCTGATTTGTGGATCAAGGTTCCGTCATCAACACATGATATTACTGTGGCTAAAAATGAGTggctacaaaaatttaaatttccaaGTGCTATTGGTGTAATTGGCTGTACACATGTGCGAATTCCAAAACCTGTGCAATTTGGCGACGAGTATATCAACAGAAAGGGTTTTGTTAGTATAAATGTGCAGGCTACATGCAATGTGAATGAACAGTTTACTAGAGTCGAGGCTAGCTGGCCCGGGTCAGTACATGACAATGGAATATGGAGAAATTCAAGTGTCTGGAAAGTGCTGAGTGAATGTAAGAACACTGTTCTTTTGGGTGATTAA